In one window of Bradyrhizobium sp. AZCC 1721 DNA:
- a CDS encoding ABC transporter ATP-binding protein, whose translation MAEEAEDVPVIYLHEIKREYRQGEATLTILNGAKLALWAGQSVALVAPSGSGKSTLLHIAGLLESPDDGEVYVAGTPTSQLSDIDRTQIRRSDIGFVYQSHRLLPEFTALENVMLPQMIRGLKRSETIKRSQEILAYLGLGDRISHRPAELSGGEQQRVAIARAVANAPRALLADEPTGNLDPHTADHVFKALMQLVKATQVAMLIATHNMELAGRMDRRVSLVDGRVVELE comes from the coding sequence ATGGCCGAGGAGGCGGAAGATGTACCCGTTATCTATCTCCACGAGATAAAACGCGAGTACCGACAGGGCGAGGCGACGCTGACCATCCTCAACGGCGCCAAGCTTGCGCTGTGGGCGGGACAGTCGGTGGCGCTGGTGGCGCCGTCGGGATCGGGCAAGTCGACGCTGCTGCACATCGCGGGCCTGCTCGAAAGCCCCGACGATGGTGAGGTCTATGTAGCGGGCACGCCGACCTCGCAACTATCAGATATCGACCGCACCCAGATCCGGCGCTCCGACATCGGCTTCGTCTATCAATCGCATCGGCTGTTGCCGGAATTCACCGCGCTCGAAAACGTCATGCTGCCGCAGATGATCCGCGGCCTCAAACGCTCCGAGACGATCAAGCGCTCGCAGGAGATTTTGGCCTATCTCGGCCTCGGCGATCGCATCTCGCACCGTCCGGCGGAACTGTCCGGCGGCGAACAGCAGCGCGTCGCCATCGCGCGCGCGGTCGCCAATGCGCCCCGGGCGTTACTCGCCGACGAGCCGACCGGAAATCTCGATCCGCATACCGCCGATCACGTCTTCAAGGCGCTGATGCAGCTCGTGAAGGCGACGCAGGTCGCGATGCTGATCGCCACCCACAACATGGAGCTGGCCGGCCGCATGGACCGGCGGGTGTCGCTGGTCGACGGCCGGGTCGTCGAACTCGAATAA
- a CDS encoding DUF3551 domain-containing protein, with protein sequence MRRALPALMVAGAVSAAVAMPAAAREFPYCVKGCDFGAGAGDCSFSSLAQCQATASGRDAGCAANPYFNAKAEMQTDRSRQSRRRF encoded by the coding sequence ATGCGAAGGGCATTGCCGGCGCTCATGGTCGCCGGTGCTGTGTCGGCAGCGGTTGCGATGCCGGCGGCGGCGCGCGAGTTTCCCTACTGCGTCAAGGGCTGCGATTTCGGCGCCGGTGCCGGCGATTGCAGTTTTTCGTCGCTCGCGCAATGTCAGGCAACCGCCTCCGGGCGAGATGCGGGTTGCGCTGCGAATCCCTATTTCAACGCCAAGGCGGAAATGCAGACCGATCGCAGCCGCCAATCCCGAAGGAGATTCTGA
- a CDS encoding sialidase family protein has product MLRMSLLAMFAFSLCQTAANAQMSHHQHASEAACEETALRCASKVMPAFAPDGSLWLAWMAGGQISVASSKDQGRSFSTPVQVTKEKLNLDWGPDARPQIVIDKNGGIALAFSRFRDKAFNGQVLTTRSTDGGQSFSELRPITSSNESQRFVALGLDADGSVFAAWIDKRNRVPAREEGRKYEGAGLFFASSKDGGATYSETHLAADNTCECCRLGLAFAGPGRPVVVFRNIFEGGVRDHAIMTFADPATPGEARRVSNDDWQIAACPHHGPSLSISPAGTHHVTWYTNGKMRKGLFYARSQDQGRTFSDPLPLGRSDRNPTRPYVLAGPRGATMVWKEFNGEKTAVNAMTSHDEGKSWSKPVVIATTTDTSDHPLLVSDGQKVYLSWMTKADGYRLLPIGDGS; this is encoded by the coding sequence ATGCTGCGAATGAGCCTGCTCGCGATGTTTGCTTTCTCGCTTTGCCAAACCGCAGCGAACGCGCAAATGAGCCATCATCAGCACGCCTCGGAAGCGGCGTGCGAGGAGACAGCCTTGCGCTGCGCCTCGAAGGTCATGCCGGCTTTCGCGCCGGATGGATCGTTGTGGCTCGCCTGGATGGCGGGAGGCCAGATATCGGTCGCGAGTTCGAAGGATCAGGGGCGCAGCTTTTCGACGCCGGTTCAGGTGACAAAAGAAAAGCTCAACCTCGATTGGGGTCCGGATGCGCGTCCGCAGATCGTCATCGACAAGAACGGCGGCATCGCGCTGGCGTTTTCGCGCTTCAGGGACAAGGCGTTCAATGGTCAGGTGCTGACCACGAGGTCGACCGATGGCGGCCAGAGCTTTTCCGAGTTGCGGCCGATTACCTCAAGCAACGAGAGCCAGCGCTTTGTCGCGCTCGGCCTCGATGCTGACGGTTCGGTGTTTGCGGCCTGGATCGACAAGCGCAACCGGGTGCCTGCGCGTGAGGAGGGCAGGAAATATGAAGGGGCAGGGCTGTTCTTCGCATCATCGAAGGATGGCGGCGCGACCTATTCCGAGACGCACCTCGCAGCCGACAACACCTGCGAATGCTGCCGGCTCGGCCTGGCGTTCGCGGGCCCGGGCCGTCCCGTGGTGGTGTTCAGGAATATCTTCGAAGGCGGTGTGCGGGATCACGCGATCATGACGTTCGCCGATCCTGCGACGCCGGGCGAGGCTCGCCGCGTCAGCAACGACGATTGGCAGATTGCCGCGTGCCCGCATCACGGGCCAAGTCTTTCGATCTCGCCCGCCGGCACTCACCACGTGACGTGGTACACCAACGGCAAGATGCGCAAGGGGCTGTTCTATGCCCGCTCGCAAGACCAGGGGCGCACGTTTTCCGATCCGCTTCCGCTCGGCCGTTCCGACCGCAATCCCACGCGGCCCTATGTGCTTGCCGGCCCGCGCGGCGCCACCATGGTCTGGAAAGAGTTCAATGGCGAGAAAACCGCGGTCAACGCAATGACGTCGCATGATGAGGGCAAGAGCTGGTCAAAGCCGGTCGTGATCGCCACGACGACTGATACGTCTGACCACCCATTGCTGGTCAGTGACGGGCAGAAGGTCTACCTTTCGTGGATGACCAAGGCCGACGGCTATCGCCTTCTACCGATCGGAGACGGTTCATGA
- a CDS encoding globin — translation MTASSNPIERSFELAAERCEDLTPVVYHRLFEAHPEARTMFRTEGSELVKGSMLAFTIDAILDFAGERSGHFRLIASEVSSHDAYGTPRELFVAFFGIIAQTLRDIVGADWSDEIDSAWRKLLGEIDGLVAAQCENSQP, via the coding sequence ATGACGGCATCGTCAAATCCGATCGAGCGAAGTTTTGAACTGGCCGCCGAGCGCTGCGAAGATCTGACGCCGGTGGTCTATCACCGCCTGTTCGAGGCGCATCCCGAAGCGCGGACCATGTTTCGGACTGAGGGCAGCGAACTCGTCAAGGGCTCGATGCTGGCCTTCACGATCGATGCCATCTTGGACTTTGCCGGCGAGCGTAGCGGGCATTTCCGCCTGATCGCATCGGAAGTTTCATCACACGATGCTTACGGCACGCCGCGGGAATTGTTCGTCGCGTTCTTCGGCATCATTGCGCAGACGCTCCGCGACATCGTCGGAGCGGACTGGTCCGACGAGATCGACTCGGCATGGCGGAAATTGCTCGGCGAGATCGATGGCCTCGTTGCAGCGCAGTGTGAAAATAGCCAGCCCTGA
- a CDS encoding copper chaperone PCu(A)C has product MKPVLPLFAFATLFALLGTPAHAQEVKAGDLVIKQAWSRATPSGAKIAGGYLTVENKGSAPDKLVGGSGDDIGKVEIHEMAMNNGVMTMRPLDKGLPIEPGKTVKLAPGGYHLMLMDLKQPFKQGDKVPVTLEFEKAGKVTLSLDVQGVGAQGPSGGEMKHDHSGMKK; this is encoded by the coding sequence ATGAAACCTGTCTTGCCATTGTTCGCCTTCGCCACCCTGTTTGCTCTCCTGGGCACGCCCGCACACGCCCAGGAGGTCAAGGCCGGAGACCTCGTCATCAAGCAAGCCTGGAGCCGCGCTACGCCGAGCGGTGCAAAAATCGCCGGCGGCTATCTCACGGTCGAAAACAAGGGCAGCGCGCCGGACAAGCTCGTCGGCGGCTCGGGCGATGACATCGGCAAGGTCGAAATTCACGAGATGGCGATGAACAACGGCGTCATGACGATGCGGCCGCTCGACAAGGGCCTGCCGATCGAGCCGGGCAAGACCGTCAAGCTCGCGCCGGGCGGCTATCATCTGATGCTGATGGATCTCAAGCAGCCCTTCAAGCAGGGCGACAAGGTGCCGGTCACCCTCGAATTCGAGAAGGCGGGAAAGGTGACGTTGTCGCTCGACGTGCAGGGCGTCGGTGCGCAGGGGCCATCCGGCGGTGAAATGAAGCACGATCATTCCGGGATGAAGAAATAG
- a CDS encoding DUF2946 domain-containing protein, translated as MRRRLKNFLPIVLIALVVQIFAPIGACWAASIAASDPLAGAIICHGNGAPDAGQADQANHRAHDGCCSVCSVLQTGAPVHVPQTAAIDVDRVAEQVAWFDFAFRLTNARAGSHAQARAPPSIS; from the coding sequence ATGCGCCGACGGCTGAAGAATTTTCTGCCAATTGTCCTGATTGCTCTGGTGGTGCAGATTTTTGCACCGATCGGCGCATGCTGGGCGGCGAGCATCGCGGCCTCCGATCCGCTCGCTGGCGCCATCATTTGCCATGGCAATGGCGCCCCCGATGCCGGGCAGGCTGACCAAGCCAACCATCGCGCCCATGACGGATGCTGTTCGGTTTGCAGCGTGCTGCAGACAGGTGCGCCGGTCCACGTGCCGCAGACTGCGGCGATCGACGTCGATCGGGTTGCCGAGCAGGTGGCTTGGTTCGACTTTGCTTTCCGGTTGACAAACGCTCGCGCCGGCAGCCACGCGCAGGCGCGCGCGCCTCCTTCCATTTCCTGA
- a CDS encoding TlpA family protein disulfide reductase, which translates to MKRLLLAVIFLVACLGAAPGAEMPSELTLKPFVRGSWQNVLRAHAGRPTLVHFWGVTCGPCKVELPLLGQFMKDHSEIDVVMVSADLVPNLDRATRAMLEKAGLGSAENWIFSDGFVERLRFEIDPAWQGDIPRTLLIGRDGTVTTIEGSAEIPDLEKWLVQQKAAKK; encoded by the coding sequence ATGAAACGCCTCCTGCTCGCCGTCATATTCCTCGTTGCCTGTCTGGGCGCCGCGCCCGGCGCCGAGATGCCGTCCGAGCTCACGCTCAAGCCGTTCGTGCGGGGAAGCTGGCAGAACGTGCTGCGTGCGCACGCCGGACGTCCGACGCTGGTGCATTTCTGGGGCGTCACCTGCGGTCCTTGCAAGGTCGAATTGCCGCTGCTCGGACAATTCATGAAGGACCATTCCGAGATCGACGTTGTGATGGTCAGTGCCGACCTTGTTCCGAATCTGGACCGCGCAACGCGCGCGATGCTGGAGAAGGCCGGGCTGGGATCGGCGGAGAACTGGATTTTCAGCGACGGCTTCGTCGAACGCCTTCGGTTTGAGATTGATCCAGCCTGGCAGGGTGATATCCCGCGCACGCTCCTGATTGGGCGGGATGGAACCGTGACCACGATCGAAGGTTCGGCAGAAATACCGGACCTCGAAAAATGGTTGGTTCAGCAAAAGGCCGCGAAGAAATAA
- a CDS encoding sugar ABC transporter substrate-binding protein, with translation MSGTDKTATTRRDLLQAAGAAGAATALLGGLGINPALAAAARSEKPLKAAFSNAGLQATWCAQGKQAAEWWGKLFNVEVTWFDGQLDAVKQRAAIDNMASQKWDFVAIQAFGIGTLTQPVQKMIDAGIPVIDMDTLIAPLDQIKVHSFLAPDNEFMGASVTQALCNAMGGKGKIIMTQGALGHTGAQGRAKGFNTVVKQFPNIEVLDTQPADWDVSKTARLWETYLTKHPQIDAAFFHNDDMALAAYNIMKARNRTNILIGGVDAMPPAIQAVSEGRMFATVRNPSCRIHGGAIIAGVAAVTAGEKSGQGIPKHVITDGPVVTKANAAGMQWMEDHFLI, from the coding sequence ATGTCCGGAACTGACAAAACGGCAACGACCAGGCGCGACCTTCTTCAGGCCGCGGGCGCGGCTGGCGCAGCCACCGCCCTGCTCGGGGGACTGGGTATTAATCCAGCGCTGGCGGCAGCCGCCCGTTCAGAGAAACCGTTGAAGGCTGCGTTCTCCAATGCTGGCCTGCAGGCGACCTGGTGCGCCCAGGGCAAGCAGGCGGCGGAATGGTGGGGCAAGCTGTTCAACGTCGAAGTCACCTGGTTCGACGGCCAGCTCGACGCGGTCAAGCAGCGCGCGGCGATCGATAACATGGCGTCGCAAAAATGGGATTTCGTCGCCATCCAGGCATTCGGCATCGGCACGCTGACCCAGCCCGTGCAGAAGATGATCGATGCCGGCATTCCCGTGATCGACATGGACACGCTGATCGCGCCGCTCGATCAGATCAAGGTTCATTCGTTCCTGGCGCCCGACAATGAATTCATGGGCGCTTCGGTGACCCAGGCGCTGTGCAATGCCATGGGCGGCAAGGGCAAGATCATCATGACGCAGGGCGCGCTCGGCCATACCGGCGCGCAGGGCCGCGCCAAGGGCTTTAACACGGTGGTGAAGCAATTCCCGAACATCGAGGTGCTGGACACTCAGCCCGCGGATTGGGACGTCTCGAAGACGGCGCGGCTGTGGGAGACCTATCTGACAAAGCACCCGCAGATCGACGCGGCCTTCTTCCACAATGACGACATGGCGCTGGCCGCCTACAACATCATGAAGGCGCGCAACCGCACCAACATCCTGATCGGCGGCGTCGACGCCATGCCGCCGGCGATCCAGGCGGTGAGCGAAGGCCGCATGTTCGCGACCGTCCGCAATCCCTCCTGCCGCATCCACGGCGGCGCCATCATTGCCGGCGTCGCCGCGGTAACCGCGGGCGAGAAGAGCGGACAGGGTATTCCAAAGCACGTCATCACCGACGGCCCGGTCGTAACAAAGGCCAATGCCGCCGGCATGCAATGGATGGAGGACCATTTCCTGATCTGA
- a CDS encoding TonB-dependent receptor family protein, which yields MYPHSVLGSASLLVLGSALSLTPSNATAQTALPAVTVDAPRAATARPAARKPAVRASARTQVRPPAANPAPSASLTAGITPSVARALLYQAPNGQTETTIDRSQFDNRPSFSVADVLRESPGISVKQGNGPRDIGISIRGSNARNGFAIRNLVIFDDGFPVTQPDGLSRSDLIDPKAYGAIDVIRGPSSALFGNFATGGALNFRTRPGRTIDGVEYGVDGGSFGYLNNYLAAGKKVGNFEYSLFASDARGDGFIQNSWFNTQTVNFLGTLQATPDDRFTVKFINNNLDTRLPLRLSLNQYYQNPFQEGCDMASVAGCASVNLLNNGFNGTRTAITAIQAGLGREDRRTIVGGRWEHDFDNTTTWRNQFVFDDRNISQPTGATSAIGDFPSYNYMSDVTKRGEILGMESTTYFGAFYNTLTASSDSRHVMPGGNAKLGLLQSNTWSDTTNYGVRAREELKLTPQLTAIAGIGWETTHLKGINSAYNYGNSPIPMPTITTTTADRQFQNTAPELALLYKLNPEWLFRARVATGYGTPQVGNLFVLPNGQNGNNTQLKTQQNVGYDIGFDWTPNNALKFSATGFYEFFKNELVSQATQVGAPNASFTFNAPKSEHRGVELAADWKFYPGWRFTAAYTYLDEVYTEYTENIVNGATFSFNRAGNKIPGISPHELTARLGYEQMWGPLAGLGAFVEVQWKDSFYMDNANLLKAPGYELVNLNVHYNTDLKSDYFKSLSMYVEVRNVFDRTYVASANNIANSVTAGGIQNPASVLANTTGSIYAGSPRAFIAGMKLAFK from the coding sequence ATGTACCCCCATAGTGTTTTGGGAAGCGCGAGCCTGCTTGTGCTTGGTAGTGCGCTATCCCTCACGCCGTCGAACGCGACCGCCCAGACGGCGTTGCCGGCGGTGACCGTCGACGCGCCGCGCGCGGCGACCGCCAGACCTGCGGCCCGAAAGCCGGCCGTTCGCGCGTCTGCCCGGACGCAGGTAAGGCCACCTGCGGCCAACCCAGCGCCTTCAGCGTCGCTAACCGCGGGCATTACCCCGAGCGTGGCGCGCGCGCTGCTTTACCAGGCGCCGAATGGCCAGACCGAGACGACCATCGATCGTAGCCAGTTCGACAACCGGCCGTCGTTCTCCGTGGCCGACGTGCTGCGCGAGAGCCCGGGTATCTCGGTGAAACAGGGCAACGGGCCGCGCGATATCGGCATCTCGATCCGCGGTTCCAACGCCCGAAACGGCTTTGCCATCCGCAACCTCGTGATCTTTGACGACGGCTTTCCGGTCACGCAGCCGGACGGGCTTTCCCGCAGCGACCTGATCGATCCCAAGGCCTATGGCGCGATCGATGTCATTCGAGGACCGTCGTCAGCGCTCTTTGGCAATTTTGCCACCGGCGGCGCGCTCAACTTCCGCACCCGCCCGGGGCGTACCATCGACGGGGTCGAATACGGCGTCGATGGCGGCAGCTTCGGCTATCTCAATAACTATCTCGCCGCGGGCAAGAAGGTCGGCAATTTCGAGTATTCGTTGTTCGCCAGCGACGCGCGCGGCGACGGCTTTATCCAGAATAGCTGGTTCAATACCCAGACGGTGAATTTTTTAGGCACGTTGCAGGCCACGCCCGATGACCGCTTCACCGTCAAGTTCATCAACAACAATCTCGATACAAGGCTGCCGCTCCGGCTGTCGCTCAACCAGTATTATCAGAACCCGTTCCAGGAGGGATGCGACATGGCGAGCGTCGCCGGCTGCGCCTCAGTTAACCTCCTCAACAACGGCTTCAACGGCACAAGGACTGCGATCACGGCCATCCAGGCCGGGCTCGGCCGCGAAGATCGCCGCACCATCGTCGGCGGTAGATGGGAGCACGACTTCGACAACACGACCACCTGGCGCAACCAGTTCGTGTTCGACGATCGCAATATCAGCCAGCCGACGGGAGCGACCAGCGCGATCGGCGATTTCCCGTCGTATAACTACATGAGCGACGTCACCAAGCGCGGCGAAATCCTCGGCATGGAATCGACGACATATTTCGGCGCGTTCTACAACACGCTGACCGCGTCAAGCGACTCACGCCACGTCATGCCGGGAGGCAATGCGAAGCTCGGCCTTCTGCAAAGCAATACCTGGAGCGACACCACGAACTATGGCGTTCGCGCTCGCGAGGAATTGAAGCTGACGCCGCAATTAACCGCTATTGCCGGCATCGGATGGGAAACCACGCATCTGAAGGGGATCAATTCCGCGTACAATTACGGAAACTCGCCGATTCCGATGCCGACGATCACCACGACGACCGCCGATCGGCAATTTCAGAACACCGCGCCCGAGCTCGCGTTGCTCTACAAGCTGAATCCCGAATGGCTGTTCCGCGCGCGCGTCGCCACCGGCTACGGCACCCCGCAGGTCGGAAATCTCTTCGTCCTCCCGAACGGCCAGAACGGCAACAATACACAGCTAAAGACGCAGCAGAACGTCGGTTACGACATCGGATTCGATTGGACGCCGAATAACGCGCTCAAATTCAGCGCGACCGGCTTCTACGAATTCTTCAAAAACGAGCTGGTCTCGCAAGCCACCCAGGTCGGCGCGCCCAATGCAAGCTTCACGTTCAACGCCCCGAAATCCGAACATCGCGGCGTAGAGCTGGCCGCCGACTGGAAGTTCTACCCCGGCTGGCGTTTCACGGCCGCCTACACCTATCTCGACGAGGTCTATACAGAATACACTGAGAATATCGTCAACGGCGCGACGTTCAGCTTCAACCGTGCAGGTAACAAAATTCCCGGCATCTCGCCGCACGAACTGACGGCGCGTCTTGGCTATGAGCAGATGTGGGGGCCGCTTGCCGGCCTTGGAGCATTCGTAGAAGTCCAGTGGAAGGATTCGTTCTACATGGACAACGCCAATCTCTTGAAGGCGCCCGGTTACGAACTGGTCAATCTCAACGTGCACTACAATACGGACCTCAAGTCCGACTACTTCAAGTCATTGAGCATGTATGTCGAAGTCAGGAACGTGTTCGACCGGACCTATGTGGCTTCCGCGAACAACATCGCAAATTCGGTGACGGCAGGCGGTATCCAGAATCCCGCCAGCGTATTGGCGAATACGACCGGCTCGATCTACGCGGGTTCCCCGCGTGCGTTCATCGCCGGCATGAAGCTGGCGTTCAAATGA
- the proS gene encoding proline--tRNA ligase — MRLSRFFLPILKENPKEAEIVSHRLMLRAGMMRQEAAGIYAWLPLGFRVLKKIEQIVREEQDRAGALELLMPTLQLADLWRESGRYDAYGPEMLRISDRHKRELLYGPTNEEMITEIFRAYVKSYRNLPLNLYHIQWKFRDEQRPRFGVMRGREFLMKDAYSFDIDEAAARRSYNRMFVAYLRTFARMGLKAIPMRAETGPIGGDLSHEFIVLAETGESGVFCNSDVLNLPIPPDDVDYDGDLTPIIKQWTSVYAATEDVHDAARYEREVPADKRVNTRGIEVGQIFYFGTKYSDAMKALVAGPDGVDVPIHGGSYGVGVSRLVGAIIEACHDDAGIKWPEAVAPFTAVILNLKQGDAAVDGACEKLYRELQAKGVDVLYDDTDQRAGAKFAAADLIGIPWQILVGPKGLAEGKLEIKRRSDGSRENLSPAEVVAKIAG; from the coding sequence ATGCGGTTGTCGCGGTTTTTTCTACCCATCCTGAAAGAGAATCCGAAAGAGGCGGAGATCGTCTCGCATCGGCTGATGCTGCGCGCGGGCATGATGCGGCAGGAGGCGGCAGGCATTTACGCCTGGCTGCCGCTCGGCTTCCGGGTGCTGAAGAAGATCGAGCAGATCGTCCGCGAGGAACAGGACCGCGCCGGCGCCCTGGAACTGTTGATGCCGACGCTGCAGCTCGCCGACCTCTGGCGCGAGAGCGGACGCTACGACGCCTACGGCCCGGAGATGCTGCGCATCAGCGACCGCCACAAGCGCGAGTTGCTGTATGGGCCGACCAATGAGGAAATGATCACCGAGATCTTTCGCGCCTACGTCAAATCCTACAGAAACCTGCCGCTCAATCTCTATCACATCCAGTGGAAGTTCCGCGACGAGCAGCGCCCGCGTTTCGGCGTGATGCGCGGCCGCGAGTTCCTGATGAAGGATGCGTACTCCTTCGATATCGACGAGGCAGCGGCGCGCCGGTCCTACAACCGGATGTTCGTCGCTTACCTGCGCACCTTCGCGCGGATGGGATTGAAGGCGATCCCGATGCGCGCCGAGACCGGGCCGATCGGTGGCGACCTCAGCCACGAATTCATTGTGCTGGCGGAAACCGGTGAGTCCGGCGTGTTCTGCAACAGCGATGTGCTGAACCTGCCGATTCCGCCCGACGATGTCGATTACGACGGCGATCTGACCCCGATCATCAAGCAATGGACGTCGGTCTATGCTGCGACCGAGGACGTCCACGACGCCGCTCGTTACGAGCGCGAAGTGCCGGCCGACAAGCGCGTCAACACGCGCGGCATCGAGGTCGGCCAGATCTTCTACTTCGGCACCAAATATTCCGATGCGATGAAGGCACTGGTGGCCGGCCCTGACGGCGTCGACGTGCCGATCCATGGCGGTTCCTACGGCGTCGGCGTGTCGCGGCTGGTCGGCGCCATCATCGAGGCCTGCCACGACGATGCCGGCATCAAATGGCCGGAGGCGGTGGCGCCGTTCACGGCCGTGATTTTGAACCTGAAGCAGGGGGACGCAGCCGTCGATGGCGCTTGCGAGAAGCTTTATCGCGAGCTTCAGGCCAAGGGTGTCGACGTGCTCTATGACGATACCGACCAGCGCGCCGGCGCGAAATTCGCGGCCGCCGACCTGATCGGCATCCCCTGGCAGATTCTGGTCGGGCCGAAGGGCCTCGCCGAGGGCAAGCTCGAGATCAAGCGGCGCAGCGACGGCTCGCGTGAGAATCTCAGTCCGGCGGAAGTGGTGGCGAAGATCGCGGGATAA
- a CDS encoding lipoprotein-releasing ABC transporter permease subunit has translation MDETMNETARTPPFAPFEWLLSGRYLRARRKEGFISVIAGFSFLGIMLGVATLIIVMAVMNGFRKELLDKILGLNGHILVQPLESPLTDWKDVAERISQVDGIRLAAPVVDGQALASSAFNAAGVLVRGMRAADLNNLTSIAKNIKQGTMEGFDEGQGVIIGRRLADQLSLHAGDTITLVAPKGAVTPMGTTPRIKPYKVAAVFEIGMSEYDASFVFMPLPESQAYFNRKDDVTAIEVFTSNPDRIDAFRKSVTEAAGRPVFLVDWRQRNSTFFNALQVERNVMFLILTMIVLVAALNIVSGLIMLVKDKGQDIAILRTMGASQGSIMRIFLITGAAIGVVGTLTGFFVGMLICLNIESIRQFLSWMTNTELFSPELYFLSRLPAEIDFGETTAVVIMALTLSFLATLYPSWRAARLDPVDALRYE, from the coding sequence ATGGATGAGACCATGAACGAGACGGCCCGAACTCCGCCTTTTGCGCCCTTCGAATGGCTGCTGTCTGGGCGTTACCTGCGGGCACGTCGCAAGGAAGGCTTCATTTCCGTCATCGCCGGCTTTTCGTTCCTCGGCATCATGCTCGGCGTCGCCACGCTGATCATCGTGATGGCCGTGATGAACGGATTTCGCAAGGAACTCTTGGACAAGATCCTCGGGCTGAACGGCCACATCTTGGTGCAGCCCTTGGAATCGCCGCTAACCGACTGGAAGGACGTCGCCGAGCGCATCAGCCAGGTCGATGGCATCCGCCTTGCCGCGCCGGTCGTGGACGGCCAGGCGCTGGCGTCCTCGGCCTTCAACGCCGCCGGTGTGCTGGTACGCGGCATGCGCGCTGCGGACCTGAACAACCTCACTTCGATCGCCAAGAACATCAAGCAAGGCACGATGGAGGGATTTGACGAGGGGCAGGGCGTCATCATCGGACGCCGGCTCGCCGATCAATTGTCGCTGCATGCCGGCGACACCATCACGCTGGTTGCGCCCAAGGGCGCGGTGACCCCAATGGGCACGACGCCGCGCATCAAGCCTTACAAGGTCGCGGCCGTGTTCGAGATCGGCATGTCGGAATATGACGCAAGCTTCGTGTTCATGCCGCTGCCGGAGTCGCAGGCCTATTTCAACCGCAAGGACGACGTCACCGCGATCGAGGTATTCACCAGCAATCCCGATCGAATCGACGCGTTCCGCAAGAGCGTGACGGAGGCAGCCGGGCGGCCGGTGTTCCTGGTCGACTGGCGGCAGCGCAACTCGACCTTCTTCAACGCGCTTCAGGTCGAGCGCAACGTGATGTTTTTGATCCTGACCATGATCGTGCTGGTTGCCGCGCTCAACATCGTTTCGGGCCTGATCATGCTGGTCAAGGACAAGGGCCAGGACATCGCCATCCTGCGCACCATGGGTGCGTCGCAGGGCTCGATCATGCGGATATTCCTGATCACGGGCGCTGCGATCGGTGTGGTCGGCACGCTGACCGGATTTTTCGTCGGCATGCTGATCTGCCTGAATATCGAATCGATCCGGCAGTTCCTGTCCTGGATGACCAACACCGAATTGTTCTCGCCGGAACTCTATTTCCTCTCCCGGCTGCCGGCCGAGATCGATTTCGGCGAGACCACTGCGGTGGTGATCATGGCGCTGACGCTGTCGTTCCTAGCGACACTCTATCCGTCCTGGCGCGCAGCGCGCCTCGATCCCGTCGACGCGCTCCGTTATGAGTGA
- a CDS encoding DUF3551 domain-containing protein produces MRILALAILAIGAASAAAPAQAQTYDPSYPVCLHVYGKISYYECRYTSLAQCNMSASGRSAQCVVNPYYAQAQGPSGPRNRRYRNVY; encoded by the coding sequence ATGCGCATTCTGGCTTTGGCAATTCTGGCAATCGGCGCAGCTTCGGCCGCTGCACCGGCGCAAGCGCAGACGTACGATCCCAGCTATCCGGTTTGCCTGCATGTGTACGGCAAGATCAGCTATTACGAATGCAGATATACTTCGCTGGCCCAGTGCAACATGTCGGCGTCGGGCCGCTCGGCGCAATGCGTCGTCAATCCCTATTACGCACAGGCTCAGGGACCGTCGGGACCTCGCAACAGGCGGTACCGCAACGTCTACTGA
- a CDS encoding DUF3551 domain-containing protein — MRILALAILAVGAAPAQAQTYDPRYPVCLHVYNRGINYYECAYTSLPQCNMSASGRSAQCEINPYFAHASQEPSARRNKRYRNGY; from the coding sequence ATGCGTATTTTGGCTTTGGCAATTTTGGCAGTCGGAGCGGCACCGGCGCAGGCACAGACTTACGATCCCCGCTATCCGGTTTGCCTGCATGTTTATAACAGGGGGATCAACTACTACGAATGTGCCTATACCTCCCTGCCTCAATGCAACATGTCGGCGTCGGGCCGCTCGGCGCAATGCGAGATCAATCCGTATTTCGCACATGCATCGCAAGAACCGTCGGCACGACGCAACAAGCGCTACCGCAACGGCTACTGA